TTCTGTGACCTCTCCCTCCCAACGGTGTACCGACGAATCGAGATGCTCAAAGAACACGACCTCGTCACCTCGGAGACGCTCGTCGCGAAGGACGGGAACCACTACGACGCCATCAAGTCCAACTTCGACGCGACCGTCATCCGGCTCAAGGAGGACGAGTACGACATCCGTATCTACCGCAAGGAGAACCTCCCGGACCGGTTCTCCAGCCTCTGGGACGAGCTCGGTCGCTGACCGGGCCCCCGGCGGTGCAGTTATATCCCCGGACACAGTAGCAGGTGAGCAACCGTGGTCGAGTTGATCGAAATCGCCGGGATGGTGCTGATGCTGATGCGACTGATCCTGTTCGCGCTCGCGCTCGGACTCACCTTCATCAGTTTTCAGGCGTACAACCAGAAGGGCGGTAAACGGCTCGAATCGGCGTTCATCGGCTTCGCCTTCATCAGCATGGGCGTCGCCCTGACGAACATCAGCATGCAGATAACCAAGGGCGTCGTCTACTTCAACATCGCCGAGACGGTGCCGTTCATCGTCGGGTTCAGCATGCTGTATCTCTCCCTGTACCGCTGAGCGAGTTTCGACAACAGTTTTAGGCCGGGTCCATTCTACTCCGGCAAATGGGTAACTGTATCATCTGTGGTGCCTCGGTCGACGGGCACATCTGCAAGAGTCACGAAGAGGACGTCGTCTTCGTCTTCGAGGGCAACTCCCCGAACCAACTGACCCCCGGACGCTACTACGAGGGAAGCGTCGACGGCTTCGCCGAGTTCGGCGTCTTCGTCGACATCGGGACGTCCGTCACCGGGCTCCTGCACCGGAGCGAGCTGGACCGACGCCTGGACAGCCTCGACTGGCAGTCCGGCGACACCGTCTACGTGCAGGTCACCGACGTGCGCGACAACGGCAACATCGACCTCGGCTGGTCCATCCGCCAGGACGAGGCCGAGTTCCGCGGCAAGCTCATCGACAACCCGAGCGGTGACAAACTGCCCGAGGAGGAGGAGAAGCAGGAGGTCGCCGCGACGACCGAGGGGACCCAGCAGGCCACCACGCAGGTCCGCACCCCCGACGGCAGCGACGCGACCCCGAGCAGCGACAAGACCGAAGAACCCGGTGAGGCGCCCGACGAGGGAAACGCTGACTCGGCCTCGGACGCGTCCGGGGCCGACGACGAGCAGGACGGAACCGATGAGTCCGCGCAGGCGGAGTCCGCACAGGCGGAGTCCGCACAGGACGAGTCCGCCGCCGACGAACCCGCAACCGCCGACGAGAGCGACGCCGCGCCCGAGCCGAGCGACGACGAACCGCTCGCCCGGACCCAGATCGACGGTCTGACCGAGCAGGTCGGCCAGGTCGTCAGCATCGAGGGCGAGGTCATCAGCGTCCGGCAGACGTCCGGCCCGACCGTCTTCGAACTGCGCGACGAGAGCGGCGTCATCGAGTGCGCCGCGTTCGAGGAGGCCGGCGTGCGCGCCTACCCCGACGTCAGCGTCGACGACGTCGTCCGTCTCGAGGGCGAGGTCGAGCGCCGCCACGACAACATCCAGGTCGAGACGGAGTCCCTGACCATCCTCGAGGGCGAGGAGGCAGCCGCCGTCGACGAGCGCATGCAGGCCGCCATCGACGACGAGGCCGACCCCGGCAGCATCGACCTGCTCGCCGACCACGACGCCGTCGCGGCCGTCACCGACGAGATCCGCGAGGTCGCGACCGCCATCCGCCGCGCCGTCATCGAGTCCCGCCCGGTCGTCGTGCGCCACCGCGCCACGGCCGAGGGCTACGTCGCCGGCGCCGCCATCGAGCGCGCCGTGCTCCCGCTCGTCCGCGAGGAGCACGCCCGCGACGACGCCGTCTACCACTTCTTCGAGCGCCGCCCGCTCGACGAGCCGGTGTACGACATGGACGCCGCGACGAACGACGTGACGGACATGCTCGACGCGCGCGAGCGCCACGGCGAGCAGCTCCCGCTCGTCGTCCTCGCCGACCTCGGCAGCACGCTGGAGTCCCGCGAGAGCTACGACCTGCTCGACGTCTACGACGCCGACCGTGTCGTCGTCGACGCGGGCCACCCTGACGAGGAGATCGTCGACTCGGTCGCCGGCATCGTCAACCCGCACCTCGCCGGGTCGGGCGACGACGTGACGAGCGCGACCCTCGCCGCGAACGTCGCGGCCCACGTCAACGAGGACGTGCGCGAGGACCTGCGTCACCTCCCCGCCGTCAGTTTCTGGGCGGACGCGCCGTCGGCCTACACCGACCTCGCCAGCGAGGCCGGCTACGACGCCGACGAGACCCGCGAACTCCGCGAGGCCATCGCGCTGGAGGCGTACTACCAGTCCTACAAGGACAAGCGCGAACTCATCACGGACCTGCTGTTCAACGAGAGCGACGGGCTCGCCGGCCACGTCAGCGAGCAGTTCCGCATCAAGCTCGAGCGCGAACTCGAGACGGCCCGGCGCAACGTCTCGACGCGCACCGCGAAGGGCATCGAGTTCGCCGTGCTCGACGCCGACGCGTTCACGCACCGCTTCGACTTCCCGCCGACGGAACTCCTGCTCGAGGCGCTCCACCGCGAGCAGGCCGCAGAGACCGACGAGACGCTCGTCACGCTCGCACTTGGTGACGACGACCTCTACCTCCGCAGCACGGACCACGTCGACATGCGTGGCGTCGCCGACGAGGTCGCGGAGGTCGTTCCCGAGTCCGGCCTGAGCGTCGTCGGTGGCCGCGACGGCCACCTCGAGTACCTCTCCGGCGAGCGCGAAGACGTGCTCAACGCGACGGTCTCGGCCATCGCGAAGTCGTTCAAGCCGTAGAACAGGGCGTTCGCGCCGTTCTCAGTCCTCTCGTCGTCGCTCAGACGCAGAGCCGTCGGTCCGCGACGCCGCCGTGTCCGACGCCGCCGGCCCGCTTCCGGACTCGGGAGTCTCCGACTCGAACGCGGGCCGCACCCGCTCCAGTTTCGGGAACTCCTCGGTCGGTATCCTGTCGAGCACCTCGACCGTCCCGTGGGTGCCATCGACCCGGATGCGCTGGCCGGTCTGGATGCGGGCCGTCGCCGCCGGGACCGAGACGACCGCCGGGATGCCGTACTCGCGGGCCACCAGCGAACCGTGGGTCATGCGACCGCCGACCTCGGTGACGAGGCCGGCCGCGTTCAGGAACAGGGGCGTCATGCCGGGGTCGCAGAACTCCGTGACGAGGATCTCGCCGCGGGCCAGCGTCTCTGTGGTCGGGTCGCGGACGACTCTGGCGAAGCCCTCGACCACGCCCCGAGAGACGGGTGTGCCTTCCAGCGCGTCGTCCTCGGCGATGCGTGGCTCGCCCAGGGCCTCGCCCTCGCTGGTGACGACCCGTGGGGCGTGCATGGCCGCATGGTGGGCGAACAGGGCCTTGCGCCGCCGGAGGTCGGGCGCGATGGGTTCCCCGGCGAGTGCGGCCTGCAGTTCGTCGAGGTGGAGGTACCAGACGTCCCCGGTGTCGACGAG
This window of the Haloarchaeobius amylolyticus genome carries:
- a CDS encoding DUF7521 family protein yields the protein MVLMLMRLILFALALGLTFISFQAYNQKGGKRLESAFIGFAFISMGVALTNISMQITKGVVYFNIAETVPFIVGFSMLYLSLYR
- a CDS encoding winged helix-turn-helix domain-containing protein translates to MSVDDERPIEEILDTIGDEHAREVLAAVSEEPRSAKQVAEFCDLSLPTVYRRIEMLKEHDLVTSETLVAKDGNHYDAIKSNFDATVIRLKEDEYDIRIYRKENLPDRFSSLWDELGR
- a CDS encoding OB-fold nucleic acid binding domain-containing protein translates to MGNCIICGASVDGHICKSHEEDVVFVFEGNSPNQLTPGRYYEGSVDGFAEFGVFVDIGTSVTGLLHRSELDRRLDSLDWQSGDTVYVQVTDVRDNGNIDLGWSIRQDEAEFRGKLIDNPSGDKLPEEEEKQEVAATTEGTQQATTQVRTPDGSDATPSSDKTEEPGEAPDEGNADSASDASGADDEQDGTDESAQAESAQAESAQDESAADEPATADESDAAPEPSDDEPLARTQIDGLTEQVGQVVSIEGEVISVRQTSGPTVFELRDESGVIECAAFEEAGVRAYPDVSVDDVVRLEGEVERRHDNIQVETESLTILEGEEAAAVDERMQAAIDDEADPGSIDLLADHDAVAAVTDEIREVATAIRRAVIESRPVVVRHRATAEGYVAGAAIERAVLPLVREEHARDDAVYHFFERRPLDEPVYDMDAATNDVTDMLDARERHGEQLPLVVLADLGSTLESRESYDLLDVYDADRVVVDAGHPDEEIVDSVAGIVNPHLAGSGDDVTSATLAANVAAHVNEDVREDLRHLPAVSFWADAPSAYTDLASEAGYDADETRELREAIALEAYYQSYKDKRELITDLLFNESDGLAGHVSEQFRIKLERELETARRNVSTRTAKGIEFAVLDADAFTHRFDFPPTELLLEALHREQAAETDETLVTLALGDDDLYLRSTDHVDMRGVADEVAEVVPESGLSVVGGRDGHLEYLSGEREDVLNATVSAIAKSFKP